A single window of Salvia splendens isolate huo1 chromosome 8, SspV2, whole genome shotgun sequence DNA harbors:
- the LOC121746103 gene encoding histone H3.v1-like, producing the protein MKSYCTELLAYREASVEKENIQEEEREASVEKENIQEEECEASVEEENVEEEEREASVEEENVEEEQREASVEEESIQVVDCGTSSASTNRDPSLNGGARAKRGSKRSKSDKEPETVSVQSKFRKQHDKKKQASTTSTPPTKRSTRISSSAMGTGNVVTEEFASPKSLRKHEKPS; encoded by the exons ATGAAATCATACTGCACAGAGCTGTTAGCTT accgTGAAGCGTCTGTAGAGAAAGAAAATATCCAGGAAGAGGAACGTGAAGCTTCTgtagaaaaggaaaatattcaggAAGAGGAATGTGAAGCTTCTGTAGAAGAAGAAAATGTTGAGGAAGAGGAACGTGAAGCTTCTGTAGAAGAAGAAAATGTTGAGGAAGAGCAACGTGAAGCTTCTGTGGAAGAAGAAAGTATTCAGGTAGTGGATTGTGGAACTTCGTCTGCTTCCACCAACCGAGACCCCTCACTAAATGGGGGTGCAAGAGCTAAGAGAGGATCAAAAAGGAGCAAGTCCGACAAAGAGCCGGAAACTGTTTCAGTGCAAAGTAAATTTCGCAAACAGCATGATAAGAAGAAGCAGGCATCTACCACTTCGACTCCTCCTACCAAGAGATCCACTAGGATATCATCTTCGGCTATGGGAACTGGAAACGTAGTGACAGAAGAATTTGCTTCTCCTAAGAGTTTGAGAAAACATGAAAAACCATCATGA